The segment GCTCCGCGCCACATCAAGGTAAATTGAGTTGGAAAGCGATGTTGTCTGCCCCATTTTGACATAGTGCTTCCCTATGAATATTGTGCCTACATCGCCGAACTTCTTCTTGTCTTCCTCATCCCTTCCTATGATTATGTCATACATTCCTGAATTAGGCAAATCAAAAGCCAGTATAAATATTTTTGTAATCCTTTCATAAAAGGAAAATTCCTGCACGAAAACATTTATAAACAGCCGGGGGATAAATATTCCCATGATAGAAAGAAAGGATTTTGAGGAAATCAAGAATGAGCTTGAAATGTTTGACAGCAACAGGGAATACCTTATTGGAAAGACAAGGGAGATAATCAGGCTTTCAAAGAGAATAATTTACTCTGTGCACCGGAATGAGCTTTCTGAGGCAGAAAAGTCTGCTGAAGAGATAAGAAAGGTTTATGCTGAATTGGAGAAGGAAATTGCAAAAGTCCCTGCGCTCATCTATTCTGGAACATTGAAAAATGCAATGCAGGAATATGTTGAGGCATTGTGCTTTTTTGAGATAATAAAAGAGAAGAGGATGCCTACGCACAAGGAGCTTGGAGTCCAGGGAGAGCATTACCTTCTTGGAATGTGCGACCTTATCGGAGAGATTTCAAGGATTGCGATAAATTCTGCTGCAAACGGAAGCTATGATTTTGCAATTGAGATGAAGGGGCTTGTGCTTGAGATATATTATGAGCTGATGAAGTTTGATTTTCCAAACGGCGAATTAAGGAAAAAGTTTGACGGGATAAAGTATGAGATAAAGCGCCTTGAGGACATGGCTCTTGCCCTGCGGCTCAAGAGATAGATATGCTTTTCGCAATCGCAAAACGGGTGAGAAAATGCTTGAACTGAATAATGTCAAAATTGAATGGCTTGGGCACTCAGGATTCAGGATAACTGGAAAAATTATAATTTACATTGACCCTTTTCATATTGATTCAGGAGAAAGGGCAGGCCTTATTTTAATAACCCACAGCCATTATGACCATTGCAGCCTGGAAGACCTGAAAAAGATTGCCGGAAAAGGGACAATGATAATAGCGCCTCCCGACTGCCTCAGCCAGATCAGGAAAATAGATGGAATTGAAATAAAGATTGCAAATCCTGATGAAAAAATTGAAGAAAAAGGCATTGTGATTGAAACCGTTCCCGCATATAACATAAAAAAGCAGTTTCATCCGAGGGATAACAACTGGCTTGGTTATGTCATAACAATTGAAGGCAAGAGAATATACCATGCGGGGGACACTGACTTCATACCTGAAATGCGCTCCCTCAAGGACATTGATGTTGCAATGCTCCCTGTTGGCGGCACATACACAATGGATGCAAAAGAGGCTTCTGAAGCTGCAAACTCATTTTCCCCGAAAATTGCAGTTCCGATGCACTACGGCTCAATTGTCGGAAAAAAGGAGGATGCAGAAGAGTTCATGGCGCTTTTTCACGGAGAGGCAAAAATAATTTGATGCAGAATTTTAATCAAAAGATTTAAAACTTAACCTGGCAAAATCTCTTAAGAGGCTAAAAAAATGGAAAGAACTTTTGTGAAGGAATTGAATCCTGAAATGGACGGAAAGAAGGTAATGCTCTCTGGCTGGGTTCAGGAAATAAGAGACTTGAAGAAGATAAAATTCATAGTGCTCCGGGACTTTTCAGGGCTTGCCCAGCTTGTTGCTCTTTCAGATGTTTTGGACAGGGAATCATTTGAGAGAATATCAAAAATAACCCCCGAAAGCGTTATTTCAGTAGTTGGAACAGTAAAGAAAAGCAGTATCGCAAAAATGGGGATTGAGATTTCAATTGAAAAAATTGAGATTCTTGCAAAATCAGACGCCCTTCCAATTCTTGTTACAGAAAAAGACATTGAGACCGGATTTGCCAAGAGGTTTGACTACCGAAGCGTTGACTTAAGAAAGCAGAAGAACCTTGCAATCTTCAAGATAGAGTCGGCATTGATAGAAGGCATGACAGAATACCTCAGCAAAAGCGGATTTCTTCATGTTTTCACTCCATGCATAATGGGAGCTGCTTCTGAATCAGGGGCAGAAGTTTTTAAAATCGCCTATTACGGGAAAGAGGCTTATCTGAGGCAGGACCCTCAGCTTCACAGGCAGCTCACAATTGCCGGAGGCATTGAGAAGATATATGACCTTGGCCCTAACTGGAGGGCTGAGAAATCCCACACAGCAAGGCACCTTTGCGAGCACCGCGCCTGCGCAGTTGAGATTGCTTTCATAAAAGACGAGATTGACATTGAAAGGCTTGAAGAGCGGGTTATAGTGCATGCAATAAAGAATGCTGTTGAGAAATGCGCTGATTCCCTTGCTCTTCTTGGAATCTCACTTTCAGTTCCAAAAACTCCTTTCCCCGAAATAAGGTTCCCTGAGGTGTATGACATCCTTGCATCCCTAGGAAAAAAGCTTCCAAAGGGAACTGACTTTGATTCAGAATCAATGGAGCTGCTTGCCAAATATGTAAAGGAAAAATACAATTCAGATTTCTACTGGGTCAACAGGTTCCCCTTTGAGATAAAGCCGTTCTATGTGATGAGAGTTGACTCTGAACCAGAATGGGCGAGAAGCATTGACTTGAATTACGGCGCACTTGAAATGAGTTCAGGCGGGCAGAGGGAAAACCGTTATGAGAATCTCATGAAGCAGGTAAATGAGAAGAATCTTAATCCTGAGAACCTGGAGTGGTTTACAAAGTTCTTCAAATACGGAGTCCCTCCCCACGGCGGATTTGCAGTCGGGATTGAAAGGCTGACTCAGGCGCTCCTCAAGCTTCCTAATATACGGGAAGCTGTTCTATTCCCAAGGGAGCCAGACAGGATTCTGCCATAAGAAATATTAATTTTAATTTGATTTTTTAATTCTAAATTTTTTAGAGATTATCAGAATTTCTTTTGATTAAAAAGAAAAAACCGCCCCAATTCCAAACAAAAAGCCTGATTTTTGATTATATTTGAAATTTCCTCAAATGTCGTTAAGCGCAATCATGCTTATTGCCTTGTCAATCCCTTCAAATGTCCTTAATTTCTTAAGTATGAACTGGCTTAATTCCCTTATGCTCTTCACCCTTGTCCTAATTATCATGTCTGTCTCTCCTGTGACAATTGACACTGACTCAACCTCAGGAAGCTTTCTTATTCTCCTTGCAAGCTCCTCCTGGTTCATCTTTCCCCCGGACGGCAGAGAATAATTAACTGTCACAAGGATGTATGCAAGTATTCCCCTCCCAATTTTCTCATAGTCAATTAAGGCAGAATATCCCTTTATTACGCCGGTCTGCTCAAGCCTTTTTATCCTGTTGTGGACTGTTGTAATGGGAATTCTGAGTTTTTTTGAAATCTCATGCGTTGTTAGCTTTGAATTATCCAGAAGCACCCCGATTATTGAGAAATCTTTTTCATCAAGTGCCATTTTAATGGAAAAATATTCCATTTTTATTTAAATATTTCGTTTTTTTAGAATATTTTGCCGTTTTACAGGGAAAACATTTATAATAAAAGGAGTTCAGATAGTTTAAAATATAATATAAGTGCAGGGCAAAAAAAATGAGCTTTTGGAAAATGTGCCTGGAAGAGGAAAGATTTTCTGCTACAGATACGGGCATTTCCAAAGTAAAAATAATGCCTGATTCAAAAATCATCTGCATGAATTTTGATAACTAAAAGATTGCCTTTGCAATCCCAGGTTGTTGAAATTCATAAAAAATTCTTGGAGTTGCAAAGGCCTTAATAAAAAAAACCATAAAAACAGCGGAGGAAAAAATGGAAGCAATACAGCAGGCAAGGCCTTTTGAAAGGCAGGAAAGAGCAAGAACAGCAGAATCAGTTATGGAGCAGGAAAAAGGCTCATTTGACATGAAAACAATTGCTGTTGACATAATGGATTTCCTCAAGGGCAGCGGCTTTACGGAAATGATGCCTGATTCAAGAGAGGCATTTTCAATTCCCGAATTTGAGTGGGAAGAATTAGAAATAGGAAAAAAGACGAGAAAAAAGCAGTCACGGCTTATTCGGGGAGTATGTGTCTATGATACAGAGACAGGAAAAATCAGGGTTGAAACAGATGAGCTGTCAAGCGCTGAAGCAATAAGGCTCGTAGAAATTGCATTGGCAAGAATTTCAAAACCCGCAATAAGGATTCCTTTTGAAGAGGAAAAGATTCCAAAGCTTAGCTATGAGCGCGCATTCCAAATCCTGAAAAGGGAGGGCTTCCCTGTTGAGGAAGGGCTTGAAATTCCCGAGGAATCGATAAAATCGCTATCTCTGATGTTTGAGCAGCCTTTTTTCCTTGTGGAATTCCCTTCTGAACTTGGCGCATTCCATGACAGGGAAGACCCAATGCACCCTGAGTTTTTAAGGAACTTTGAGCTCGTCTGCCCAGACGGGCTCGGAAGGGCTGCATTTGGGGGGGAAAGGGAAAAAAGCCCGGAAAAGGTGATGGAAAGGCTTGATCTCCTTGGCGAGGAAAGCGAAAAATACAGGAAATATTTTGAGGAATGGAATCCCTGCCAGTGCGGCTTTTCAATAGATGTTGAAAAGATTGCAGAATACCTGAAATCGCTTAATTAAATAACTGCCAAAAACCAAAACTTTTAAAATCGCGTGCATTTTGGGGATGCATAGCGTATTTTTTCAGGGGCAGGTGCATAAAATGAAATTTATCTCAATCAAGGAGGCAATTGACAAGGGCAAGGGAGAGGTATCCATAAGAGGATGGGTTTACAGGGAAAGGAAAAGCAACAAATTCGGGTTTATTGTGCTTCGTGATTCAACAGACATAGTCCAGTGCATAATTGAAAAGGATACGGTCTCAGAGAAAATCTGGGCTGACATTGAAAAAATCCTGATTGAGTCATCCTGCGAGATTCATGGGACAATTCATCCTGAAAAAAGAGCCCCAACCGGCTTTGAAATTGCTGTTTCAGACATAAAAGTGGTGAACTTTGCAGAGCCGTTCCCGATAAACAAAGACCAGAGCACAGAATTTCTCCTGGATGAAAGGCACCTCTGGATAAGAAGCAGGTATATGACCTCAATCCTGAAAATCAGGAGCACTGTTTTTCAGGCAATAAGGGAGTATTTCTGGGGGCAGGGCTTTTACGAGCATCATTCCCCAAGCTTTACTGCTGTGCAGTGCGAGGGCGGTTCAACTCTGTTTAAGGTAGATTACTTTGGGCATCCTGTGAATCTTACCCAGTCATGGCAGCTGTATGCAGAGCCAGTCATATTTTCGCTCGAGAAGATATTCACAATAGCGCCTTCATTCAGGGCAGAGAAATCCAAGACCTCAAGGCACCTGACTGAATACTGGCATGCTGAAATGGAGGTTGCCTGGTGCGATTTCGAAGGCATGATGAAATATGGAGAAGAGCTGATAAAATATGTTGTGAAAAAAGTTCTTGAAAAGAATATGCCTGAACTGAATATCCTAAAAAGGGATATCTCAAAGATTAAGCCCTGCCTTGAGAAGAAATTTCCGAGAATCACTTATGATGAAT is part of the Candidatus Woesearchaeota archaeon genome and harbors:
- a CDS encoding MBL fold metallo-hydrolase, which encodes MLELNNVKIEWLGHSGFRITGKIIIYIDPFHIDSGERAGLILITHSHYDHCSLEDLKKIAGKGTMIIAPPDCLSQIRKIDGIEIKIANPDEKIEEKGIVIETVPAYNIKKQFHPRDNNWLGYVITIEGKRIYHAGDTDFIPEMRSLKDIDVAMLPVGGTYTMDAKEASEAANSFSPKIAVPMHYGSIVGKKEDAEEFMALFHGEAKII
- the aspS gene encoding aspartate--tRNA(Asn) ligase; translation: MERTFVKELNPEMDGKKVMLSGWVQEIRDLKKIKFIVLRDFSGLAQLVALSDVLDRESFERISKITPESVISVVGTVKKSSIAKMGIEISIEKIEILAKSDALPILVTEKDIETGFAKRFDYRSVDLRKQKNLAIFKIESALIEGMTEYLSKSGFLHVFTPCIMGAASESGAEVFKIAYYGKEAYLRQDPQLHRQLTIAGGIEKIYDLGPNWRAEKSHTARHLCEHRACAVEIAFIKDEIDIERLEERVIVHAIKNAVEKCADSLALLGISLSVPKTPFPEIRFPEVYDILASLGKKLPKGTDFDSESMELLAKYVKEKYNSDFYWVNRFPFEIKPFYVMRVDSEPEWARSIDLNYGALEMSSGGQRENRYENLMKQVNEKNLNPENLEWFTKFFKYGVPPHGGFAVGIERLTQALLKLPNIREAVLFPREPDRILP
- a CDS encoding Lrp/AsnC family transcriptional regulator, encoding MALDEKDFSIIGVLLDNSKLTTHEISKKLRIPITTVHNRIKRLEQTGVIKGYSALIDYEKIGRGILAYILVTVNYSLPSGGKMNQEELARRIRKLPEVESVSIVTGETDMIIRTRVKSIRELSQFILKKLRTFEGIDKAISMIALNDI
- the asnS gene encoding asparagine--tRNA ligase, giving the protein MKFISIKEAIDKGKGEVSIRGWVYRERKSNKFGFIVLRDSTDIVQCIIEKDTVSEKIWADIEKILIESSCEIHGTIHPEKRAPTGFEIAVSDIKVVNFAEPFPINKDQSTEFLLDERHLWIRSRYMTSILKIRSTVFQAIREYFWGQGFYEHHSPSFTAVQCEGGSTLFKVDYFGHPVNLTQSWQLYAEPVIFSLEKIFTIAPSFRAEKSKTSRHLTEYWHAEMEVAWCDFEGMMKYGEELIKYVVKKVLEKNMPELNILKRDISKIKPCLEKKFPRITYDESLKLLKDKCRVEIPWGKDLRTIEEDKLTSLFDTPIIVTHYPKKIKAFYMKEDDKNPDVVLGSDFLLSEGYGEVIGGSERESELEKIKERLLAQGEKLENYEFYLDTRRYGSVPHSGFGLGVERLISWICGLENIKDAIAFPRTMLRWTP